A single Thermosynechococcus vestitus BP-1 DNA region contains:
- a CDS encoding zinc ribbon domain-containing protein translates to MSIGHKLRQTWGVFWRRSRLVNGEPLNWVSLTVIILVDIFILINVFSGLSEIGNWPLSPTAAQPCYEPWQSYRQDRGSDRAIRFLKQQITLEPSPQGYLEQLEESTKGKLGPLSSICLTYAKYQDAVNRPPNQARLRQQQEKQAQIQALEATNARIRQEYGSTLLEQLAGQPPEQSINFVEAAKAKATLEANNRQIAALKNEIAALEQAILQEPSSQAFLNFLEDTTQFAQLEGEYRRSQFWYPSRQLLLQVLFLLPLMGIALWLYRFGDRHHYDLLALMSWHLLVILLIPLVLKILEWLQIGTLFTWLANGIVALFGGLLFLVRYVYILLVPAIGLGMIKVAQVLFLNPQRQAAGRIQKQRCVRCGKRLRDLDQHCPHCGYLQWMPCPSCGQPTYRHLPYCRHCGALIPPKS, encoded by the coding sequence ATGAGCATAGGCCACAAGCTCAGACAGACTTGGGGGGTATTTTGGCGGCGATCGCGCCTTGTCAATGGCGAGCCCCTCAACTGGGTCAGTCTCACTGTCATTATATTGGTGGATATTTTTATCCTCATTAATGTCTTTAGCGGTCTCAGCGAAATTGGGAATTGGCCCTTAAGTCCCACTGCAGCTCAGCCCTGCTATGAGCCTTGGCAAAGCTATCGTCAGGATAGAGGGAGCGATCGCGCGATTCGTTTTCTCAAGCAGCAGATTACCTTAGAGCCATCGCCCCAGGGCTACCTAGAGCAGCTAGAAGAGAGCACCAAAGGAAAACTGGGGCCCCTCTCATCCATTTGCTTGACCTACGCAAAATATCAGGACGCTGTCAACCGTCCCCCAAATCAGGCCCGACTCAGGCAACAACAGGAAAAACAGGCGCAAATCCAAGCCCTCGAGGCCACCAATGCCCGCATTCGCCAAGAGTATGGCTCAACGCTATTGGAGCAGCTTGCGGGACAACCCCCGGAGCAATCGATCAACTTCGTAGAAGCTGCCAAGGCCAAAGCCACTCTTGAAGCCAACAATCGCCAGATTGCCGCTCTCAAAAATGAGATTGCTGCCCTTGAACAGGCGATTCTCCAGGAACCCAGTAGCCAAGCGTTCCTGAACTTTTTAGAGGACACCACCCAATTTGCCCAGCTTGAGGGCGAGTATCGGCGCTCTCAATTTTGGTACCCCAGCCGGCAATTGCTCCTCCAGGTTCTCTTTTTATTGCCACTGATGGGCATTGCCCTCTGGCTGTATCGCTTTGGCGATCGCCACCACTATGACCTCCTTGCCCTCATGAGCTGGCACCTCCTGGTGATCCTGTTGATTCCCTTGGTGCTGAAGATTCTGGAGTGGTTGCAAATCGGCACCCTCTTTACATGGCTGGCCAATGGGATTGTTGCCCTCTTTGGTGGCCTGCTCTTTTTGGTGAGATATGTCTATATCCTCCTGGTGCCGGCGATTGGGTTGGGTATGATTAAAGTTGCCCAAGTCCTTTTCCTGAACCCGCAGCGACAGGCGGCAGGGCGCATTCAAAAACAACGCTGTGTGCGCTGTGGCAAACGATTGCGGGATTTGGATCAACACTGTCCCCACTGTGGTTATTTG